Proteins from one Fragaria vesca subsp. vesca linkage group LG6, FraVesHawaii_1.0, whole genome shotgun sequence genomic window:
- the LOC101307815 gene encoding F-box/kelch-repeat protein At3g06240-like — protein MESFIKLYSSEDFVEQILSGLPPKSLMRFKCRQVPLTDKDNNPKDDDDEKEAENDNDDVEILLSSLNICSGNDDDCLLSTVVEDVNIPLPAHLKLQHSSELTIAGHCDGIICLKLFIGNVILCNPAMQEFKLIPKSSLVLPEDVELWPGYLEYGLRYYTDYLGFGYDPKSEDYKIIRMVNYDKEYYWSRAEVYTMKSNSWREIEILYDYERMHHIDSWPSFLPIYFNGICYWRVISDDLILSFDMGSELFHEIPMPDLADGCKNRAQLAVWKEFIALFNFHDEIGVAHQSYDMWVMMDDLGEGGKGSWTKYLTIGPLEGVQSPVIFWKSDQLLMVTNDGQIVVHNIGTKKLKHLPIHLIRSLYSYHDQALVYVNSIASINGGNVLEDINISAFYGSGKFYSNREVDISGFYSM, from the exons ATGGAAAGCTTTATCAAATTGTATTCATCTGAAGATTTTGTGGAGCAAATTCTGTCAGGACTTCCTCCCAAGTCTTTGATGCGGTTTAAGTGT CGCCAAGTCCCCCTCACAGACAAGGACAACAACCCTAAGGATGACGATGATGAGAAGGAAGCTGAGAATGATAACGACGATGTCGAAATTCTATTGTCATCACTTAATATATGCAGTGGGAATGATGATGATTGTCTTTTATCAACTGTAGTTGAGGATGTTAATATTCCGCTTCCTGCTCATCTGAAGCTACAACATTCTTCGGAACTCACAATTGCAGGTCATTGTGATGGGATCATCTGTTTAAAACTTTTCATTGGCAATGTTATATTATGCAACCCAGCCATGCAGGAATTCAAGCTTATTCCCAAGTCTTCTCTTGTCCTTCCCGAAGACGTTGAACTCTGGCCGGGATATCTTGAATATGGGTTACGTTATTACACCGATTATTTGGGATTTGGCTATGATCCTAAAAGTGAAGATTACAAGATTATTAGAATGGTAAACTATGATAAGGAATATTATTGGTCTAGAGCAGAAGTATACACTATGAAATCTAATTCATGGAGAGAGATTGAAATCTTATATGATTATGAACGTATGCATCATATTGATAGTTGGCCTTCTTTTCTGCCTATCTACTTCAACGGTATATGTTATTGGCGTGTAATATCAGATGACCTTATTCTTTCATTTGATATGGGAAGTGAGCTATTTCATGAGATCCCGATGCCAGATTTGGCAGATGGATGTAAAAATAGAGCTCAGCTTGCAGTGTGGAAAGAATTCATCGCTCTTTTTAACTTTCATGACGAAATTGGAGTTGCTCATCAATCTTATGATATGTGGGTGATGATGGATGATCTTGGTGAAGGTGGCAAGGGTTCCTGGACAAAGTATTTAACTATAGGACCTCTAGAAGGTGTTCAAAGTCCAGTGATATTTTGGAAAAGTGACCAACTTCTTATGGTTACTAACGATGGACAGATAGTCGTACATAACATTGGCACAAAAAAACTCAAGCATCTTCCTATTCATTTGATAAGATCGCTCTATTCTTATCATGATCAAGCCCTTGTCTATGTAAATAGTATTGCTTCCATCAACGGAGGTAACGTACTAGAAGATATAAACATTTCTGCCTTTTATGGCAGTGGCAAGTTTTATTCCAATAGGGAGGTTGATATTTCGGGTTTTTATTCAATGTGA
- the LOC101299014 gene encoding uncharacterized protein LOC101299014 has protein sequence MGLLDQLWDDTVAGPRPDIGLGKLRKNQPLRSNSGKGVDGGSARSYVEGSTEETTRVTRSIMIVKPPGYGSGGSDSTPASPAGSTPPVSPFSGRESFRFRRRSASDAYDKSREVAGAKSPPSSYDV, from the exons ATGGGCCTACTTGATCAGCTCTGGGACGACACCGTTGCCGGGCCTCGGCCAGATATCGGCCTCGGCAAGCTTCGGAAGAACCAACCTTTGCGATCCAACTCCGGCAAGG GAGTTGATGGCGGGAGCGCGAGATCGTACGTTGAGGGATCAACGGAGGAGACGACGAGGGTTACACGGAGTATTATGATAGTGAAACCCCCAGGTTATGGGAGCGGCGGCAGCGATTCCACTCCGGCGTCGCCAGCTGGATCTACTCCACCGGTGTCTCCCTTTTCTG GCAGGGAGTCGTTCCGTTTTCGAAGAAGGTCGGCGTCCGATGCTTACGACAAGTCACGCGAGGTCGCTGGAGCAAAGAGCCCCCCTTCTTCTTACGATGTGTGA
- the LOC101308111 gene encoding putative F-box/LRR-repeat/kelch-repeat protein At1g11620-like, whose product MAKLGTLSEERVMDFLSRLPPKDLLRFKCIHKSWYNLITSPSFIANNLFVSRNNKFSSTTSIVFKRTVLKDSKDKNDIFNVLRDNDNSRKNIYVSLLDLYKDHDGDDQNLHSDVDDLIIPLPFSICPFSFQIAGHCDGILCLVNTVLEDVAFCNPALKEMKFLPRSPLLLPRRHPEDIDGIETDVNAVGFGYDYETQEYKIVRVVLFITGICYTLPSKAEIWTLGSNAWREIKYDHELHVFWTPTFELHFKGIYYWNCLTYPSPGQDKEAIFTFDMSEETFEELSIPENYRAVDGYVKFLSVWKESVVLIACQGEGPKSFDIWALANSSTGVKGSWIKQLVIGPIECEIPLVFWKSDELLLTMSDGIVASYNLGDQTLKYLLVHGIEDPQYIQAFVYVNSMISVKGDDEVKACIDT is encoded by the coding sequence ATGGCGAAGCTTGGCACATTGTCGGAAGAGAGGGTCATGGATTTCCTTTCAAGATTGCCTCCTAAAGATTTGTTGCGCTTCAAATGCATTCATAAGTCGTGGTACAATCTAATAACTTCTCCTAGCTTTATAGCCAATAACCTTTTTGTTTCCAGGAACAACAAGTTTTCCTCCACCACTAGTATCGTTTTCAAGCGTACTGTTCTCAAAGACTCGAAGGATAAGAATGATATATTCAATGTCCTTAGGGACAACGATAATTCGAGGAAAAACATTTATGTTTCTCTACTTGATCTTTACAAAGATCATGACGGTGATGATCAAAACCTTCATTCTGATGTCGACGACCTTATTATTCCACTTCCTTTTAGTATCTGTCCCTTTAGTTTCCAAATCGCAGGTCACTGTGATGGGATTCTTTGTCTTGTTAATACTGTTCTTGAGGATGTTGCTTTCTGCAACCCAGCGCTCAAGGAAATGAAATTTCTTCCTAGGTCTCCCCTTCTTCTTCCTCGCAGACATCCAGAAGATATTGATGGCATAGAAACGGATGTAAATGCTGTCGGATTCGGCTACGATTACGAAACTCAAGAATACAAGATTGTAAGAGTGGTATTATTTATTACCGGGATTTGTTATACACTTCCTTCTAAAGCAGAGATTTGGACACTGGGTTCTAATGCTTGGAGAGAGATCAAATATGATCATGAATTGCATGTCTTTTGGACTCCTACATTTGAGTTACACTTCAAGGGAATTTACTACTGGAATTGCCTGACCTATCCTTCTCCAGGACAAGATAAGGAAGCCATCTTTACATTTGATATGAGTGAGGAGACGTTCGAAGAGTTGTCGATTCCAGAAAATTATCGTGCTGTAGATGGATATGTTAAGTTCCTTTCTGTGTGGAAGGAGTCTGTTGTTCTTATTGCTTGCCAAGGAGAAGGTCCTAAATCCTTTGATATATGGGCATTGGCTAACTCTAGTACTGGTGTTAAAGGTTCATGGATTAAACAGTTGGTGATTGGACCTATAGAATGTGAGATTCCGTTGGTATTTTGGAAGAGTGATGAGCTTCTTTTGACTATGTCTGACGGAATTGTAGCCTCCTATAACCTTGGTGACCAAACTTTGAAGTATCTTCTGGTTCATGGAATCGAAGATCCGCAGTATATTCAAGCTTTTGTTTACGTAAATAGTATGATTTCAGTGAAGGGAGACGACGAGGTTAAGGCATGCATAGATACTTAA
- the LOC101299309 gene encoding serine/threonine-protein phosphatase PP1 isozyme 9-like: protein MMMMTMEGMMDKGVLDDIIRRLLEGKGGKQVQLSEAEIRQLCVNARQIFLSQPNLLEVRAPIHICGDIHGQYQDLLKVFEQGGYPPAANYLFLGDYVDRGKQSLETICLLLSYKIKYPDKVFLLRGNHEDAKINRIYGFYDECKRRFNVRLWKIFTDCFNCLPVSALIDGKILCMHGGLSPELENLDQIKELPRPTDIPDNGLLCDLLWSDPDARIDGWAESDRGVSCTFGADRVIDFLDKNDLDLVCRGHQVVEDGYEFFAKRRLVTIFSAPNYGGEFDNAGALMSVDEALLCSFEILKSSADEASSSRLTLKKPPKAGKI, encoded by the exons ATGATGATGATGACAATGGAGGGAATGATGGATAAAGGTGTGTTGGATGATATTATAAGGAGGCTATTGGAAGGCAAAGGAGGAAAACAAGTGCAGCTTTCAGAGGCAGAGATCCGTCAACTTTGCGTCAACGCCCGCCAAATCTTCCTTTCTCAGCCTAATCTTCTTGAGGTTCGAGCCCCAATTCACATATGCG GTGATATACATGGACAATACCAAGACCTACTGAAAGTATTTGAACAGGGGGGTTACCCTCCAGCTGCAAACTACCTGTTTCTCGGAGATTATGTGGATCGAGGCAAGCAAAGCTTGGAGACAATTTGTTTACTTCTGTCCTACAAAATAAAATACCCTGACAAAGTCTTCCTTTTAAGAGGAAACCATGAAGATGCAAAGATTAACCGGATATATGGGTTCTATGACGAGTGTAAAAGGCGGTTCAATGTTAGGCTTTGGAAAATTTTCACTGACTGCTTTAATTGTTTGCCTGTGTCTGCACTTATTGATGGGAAGATACTTTGTATGCATGGTGGGCTCTCACCAGAGTTGGAAAACTTGGATCAAATAAAGGAACTTCCAAGGCCGACTGACATTCCAGATAATGGTCTGTTATGTGATTTGCTTTGGTCTGATCCTGATGCTAGAATTGATGGCTGGGCAGAGAGTGATCGTGGTGTTTCCTGTACTTTTGGAGCAGATAGAGTTATTGACTTTTTAGACAAGAATGACCTTGATCTCGTCTGTCGGGGTCATCAG GTGGTTGAGGATGGTTATGAATTTTTTGCGAAACGAAGATTAGTCACTATATTCTCAGCTCCCAACTACGGAGGGGAGTTCGATAATGCCGGCGCTCTAATGAGTGTTGATGAAGCTCTACTGTGTTCGTTTGAGATACTTAAATCAAGTGCTGATGAAGCCTCAAGTAGTCGTTTAACTCTTAAAAAG CCGCCTAAAGCTGGAAAGATCTGA
- the LOC101308402 gene encoding putative F-box protein At3g16210-like gives MPKEMMVHVLSRLPPKSLVRFKCVHKSWSSLINNSLFVAKHLQLYNQLSSSICIFLKRPVKSRTETSNEEILLSFLNLPKDYGDDDDLKPIVEDFHLPPSIGILGRGPAIEVEPGEPVYIVGHCEGIICLIIHTGDLVLCNPATKEFKVLPESCLQDTTSEIAGFGYDPKSNDFKIVNIGSCGEETYGERLVINPPKAEIYTPRREQNKEFIDQSDKGILSYEEYSFDIWVKDENGDDNHSCWTKHITIEPIVGLALPLTFWKSDEFLMVAPDGHIVSYNLDTQKYKHLPLHGIYPGYFEAVICVHSIA, from the exons ATGCCAAAGGAGATGATGGTGCATGTCCTATCAAGATTGCCTCCCAAGTCACTGGTCCGATTCAAGTGCGTCCACAAATCATGGTCTTCTCTGATCAACAATTCTTTATTTGTAGCCAAGCACCTCCAGTTATACAACCAACTTTCCTCCTCCATTTGCATCTTTCTCAAGCGCCCTGTCAAAAGTAGAACAGAAACTAGCAATGAGGAAATTCTACTTTCATTCCTTAATCTTCCTAAGGATTATGGTGATGACGATGACCTTAAGCCTATTGTGGAGGACTTCCATTTGCCGCCATCTATAGGAATACTTGGTAGAGGACCAGCTATTGAGGTAGAACCTGGTGAACCTGTGTATATAGTAGGTCATTGTGAGGGGATCATTTGCCTTATTATTCATACCGGTGACCTTGTCTTATGCAATCCTGCAACGAAGGAATTCAAGGTTCTTCCCGAGTCCTGCCTTCAAGATACAACCTCAGAGATTGCTGGATTTGGCTATGATCCCAAATCTAATGATTTTAAAATTGTAAACATTGGATCTTGTGGTGAAGAAACTTATGGTGAACGTCTTGTTATTAATCCTCCTAAAGCAGAAATTTACACTCCAA GACGTGAGCAAAATAAGGAATTCATCGACCAAAGTGACAAGGGAATCCTTAG TTATGAAGAGTATTCATTTGATATATGGGTGAAGGATGAAAATGGTGATGATAATCACAGTTGTTGGACAAAACACATAACCATTGAGCCTATAGTCGGCCTTGCATTGCCATTGACATTCTGGAAGAGCGATGAGTTTCTTATGGTTGCACCAGATGGACATATAGTCTCCTACAACCTTGATACCCAAAAATATAAGCATCTACCGCTTCATGGCATCTATCCGGGATATTTTGAAGCTGTTATTTGTGTGCATAGTATAGCTTAA